From a single Pseudophryne corroboree isolate aPseCor3 chromosome 6, aPseCor3.hap2, whole genome shotgun sequence genomic region:
- the IRF1 gene encoding interferon regulatory factor 1 isoform X2: MPVTRLRMRPWLEKQIASNTIPGLSWLNKEEMIFQIPWKHAARHGWNIDKDACLFRSWAIHTGKFKLGEKEPDPKTWKANFRCAMNSLPDIKEVKNKSIYKGSSAVRVYQMLPAQVKLEKKERKSKSSKISKDRTKSKADGSFTEEVEEAVKHCQQPDDHSDYTTRLFSAQEIDIASTDIIAMSECEVSSSISDWKDTMDMPMPDSTSDMYPFQVSPMTSGSEEDEDMLTINEELLNILAPVTITEWQQINVDGKGYYTNDSAAPSTLLQDLSSMLDDMSSVSGDIEVRVTTDMRPAIESSWHEMHSITCTL; the protein is encoded by the exons ATGCCTGTCACACGTTTAAGGATGAGACCCTGGCTTGAGAAACAGATTGCATCCAATACAATTCCTGGTCTTTCATGGCTAAACAAG GAAGAGATGATATTTCAGATCCCGTGGAAGCATGCCGCCCGGCACGGCTGGAATATTGACAAAGATGCTTGTCTTTTCCGCAGTTGGGCTATTCACACAG GAAAGTTTAAACTTGGTGAGAAGGAGCCCGACCCTAAGACTTGGAAAGCTAATTTCCGCTGTGCCATGAATTCTCTACCTGATATTAAAGAAGTGAAAAATAAAAGCATTTACAAAGGCTCCAGTGCAGTACGGGTGTACCAAATGCTACCAGCTCAAGTAAAATTGGAGAAAAAAG AACGCAAGTCAAAGTCCTCAAAAATTTCCAAGGACAGAACAAAGAGTAAG GCTGATGGTTCATTTACAGAAGAGGTGGAGGAAGCTGTGAAACACTGTCAGCAACCAGATGACCACAGCGACTACACAACAAGGCTGTTCTCAGCACAGGAAATTGACATTGCAAGCACAGACATCATAG CCATGAGTGAGTGTGAAGTTAGCAGCAGTATATCAGATTGGAAGGATACAATGGACATGCCCATGCCTGACAGCACAAGCGATATGTACCCTTTCCAGGTGTCACCTATGACCTCGGGCTCTGAAG AGGATGAGGACATGTTAACCATAAATGAGGAGCTTTTAAAT ATCTTGGCACCAGTTACAATTACAGAATGGCAACAGATAAATGTAGATGGCAAGGGGTATTACaccaatgactctgcagcaccaagcaCTTTGCTGCAGGACCTCAGCTCCATGCTAGACGACATGAGCAGTGTGTCAG GTGACATTGAAGTCCGAGTCACTACAGACATGAGACCTGCGATTGAGTCCAGTTGGCACGAGATGCATTCTATAACCTGCACATTATGA
- the IRF1 gene encoding interferon regulatory factor 1 isoform X1: protein MPVTRLRMRPWLEKQIASNTIPGLSWLNKEEMIFQIPWKHAARHGWNIDKDACLFRSWAIHTGKFKLGEKEPDPKTWKANFRCAMNSLPDIKEVKNKSIYKGSSAVRVYQMLPAQVKLEKKERKSKSSKISKDRTKSKADGSFTEEVEEAVKHCQQPDDHSDYTTRLFSAQEIDIASTDIIAAMSECEVSSSISDWKDTMDMPMPDSTSDMYPFQVSPMTSGSEEDEDMLTINEELLNILAPVTITEWQQINVDGKGYYTNDSAAPSTLLQDLSSMLDDMSSVSGDIEVRVTTDMRPAIESSWHEMHSITCTL from the exons ATGCCTGTCACACGTTTAAGGATGAGACCCTGGCTTGAGAAACAGATTGCATCCAATACAATTCCTGGTCTTTCATGGCTAAACAAG GAAGAGATGATATTTCAGATCCCGTGGAAGCATGCCGCCCGGCACGGCTGGAATATTGACAAAGATGCTTGTCTTTTCCGCAGTTGGGCTATTCACACAG GAAAGTTTAAACTTGGTGAGAAGGAGCCCGACCCTAAGACTTGGAAAGCTAATTTCCGCTGTGCCATGAATTCTCTACCTGATATTAAAGAAGTGAAAAATAAAAGCATTTACAAAGGCTCCAGTGCAGTACGGGTGTACCAAATGCTACCAGCTCAAGTAAAATTGGAGAAAAAAG AACGCAAGTCAAAGTCCTCAAAAATTTCCAAGGACAGAACAAAGAGTAAG GCTGATGGTTCATTTACAGAAGAGGTGGAGGAAGCTGTGAAACACTGTCAGCAACCAGATGACCACAGCGACTACACAACAAGGCTGTTCTCAGCACAGGAAATTGACATTGCAAGCACAGACATCATAG CAGCCATGAGTGAGTGTGAAGTTAGCAGCAGTATATCAGATTGGAAGGATACAATGGACATGCCCATGCCTGACAGCACAAGCGATATGTACCCTTTCCAGGTGTCACCTATGACCTCGGGCTCTGAAG AGGATGAGGACATGTTAACCATAAATGAGGAGCTTTTAAAT ATCTTGGCACCAGTTACAATTACAGAATGGCAACAGATAAATGTAGATGGCAAGGGGTATTACaccaatgactctgcagcaccaagcaCTTTGCTGCAGGACCTCAGCTCCATGCTAGACGACATGAGCAGTGTGTCAG GTGACATTGAAGTCCGAGTCACTACAGACATGAGACCTGCGATTGAGTCCAGTTGGCACGAGATGCATTCTATAACCTGCACATTATGA